Genomic DNA from Niallia circulans:
AATGTAATCCAAGAACTTACAATTGAAATTTAGGATGTTTATGTTATAATAAATTATGTCGTTAAGACAAGCATAACTTAAAGCTCCTATTTTTGAGCTTCCTAACGTTAACGCTTTTCAGCGTGAATCCTGTGATGTAACAATTACATGATTTTATCCTTATGGGGACGTTACGGATTCGACAGGGATAGTTCGAGCTTAGGTTGCGAGTCGAGGGGATCGGCCTCGTTAAAACGTCAAAGCCTATAACTGGCAAACAACAAAACAACTTCGCTTTAGCTGCTTAATAGCGCTTAGCGGTTCCTCCCTCCATTGCCCATGTGGTAGGGTAAGGGACTCACTTTAAGTGGGCTACGCCGGATTCCACCGTCTGAGGAAGAAGGAAGAGAACAACCAGACTAGCTCATCGGACGCCCGTCAGCAGGCAGAAGAATGAGCGAATTACGAATATGTTGACTACACTCGTAGAAGCTTAAGTGCCGATGTTTCTGGACGTGGGTTCGACTCCCACCGTCTCCACCAAATACATATGTTTGGTGGTTTTTTACTACTTTGAGATATAAAGCATCAATTCCTTTAGGAATTGATGCTTTTTTATTTTATTCATGCTGTTGCGGTCTTTTACAGCTGGACCGCCTCTTCACAAGCTCTGTGTCTATAAATATCTTCATTTTATCTTCTTCTTGATAATCAATCTCTCTAATTAATTTCTCCACTGCAAGAGAAGCAATTTTATCTTTTTTGACATGAATCGTTGTTAGCTCTGGACTTACAATTCGTGACTCTACAATATTATCAAATCCAATCACAGATATATCTTCCGGCACTTGCAGATTAAGTGCGTTGAGTGCCTTAATCACGCTGATGGCCATATAATCACACTCGCAAAAAATAGCGGTTGGTAGATTGTCTTTTAGTTCGAGAATAGATTGTGTGAAGTCATGTTGAATGGAGAGGTCCGTCGGAGACATTTGGAAAGTATGTTCAGGCTTAATATATAAGCCGTTTTCTTCCATGGCTTTTTGAAATCCTCTTCTTCGTGAATCAAAGTTGTACATTCTTGCAGTAGATTGTGCATAGCCAATTTCCCTATGTCCTAATTCAACTAAGTGTTTCCCTGCTTGGTAGCCCCCAATCACATTATTCATGACGATGAAGTTAATATCCAATGTCTCAAAACAAGTATCCAAGACAACTAGATTAGGCTGTAAGTCAGCGACCGTTTTAATCTGCTCTTCTGTTAAGTTTGTTCCTAATAACAAAATACCAGATGAACTTTGTTGCTTTTCTAGATTCATTACTTCCTGTTCAAGTGAATCAATATTTATTGAAGAAATAATTAAAGAATAGCCTTTTGATGAAAGAGATTGATCAATATTATTTATTAATTCCATAAAGAAAGATTGAGACTGGTATTGCTCAGTGATGATTCCAGTATGTGTACAAGCTATAAACCGAAATATTTTAGAGATAGAATGTTTTGTTTTCGAAAAGGATTTAGGGTTGTAGCCATTTTCCTCTGCAATCCGGATGATTTTTTGTCTAGTTTCGTGGCTAACACCAGGCTTTCCATTTAAAGCTAAAGAGACAGCTGATTTGGATACCTCTGCAATTTGGGCAATGTCATTTATCTTCATATGTATCCTCCATTCTATCTAAACTAAACTGTTTTTATAAATCTTTACGTTTAGTTTAGATAAAAAGTTTAGTTGTGTCAAATTAGTTAACTAGTACAAAATGATGTATATTCTAGTATTTTATTAAGTTTATTGCATGAAAATAACTAAAATAAACTAAAAATTAACGCTTACAAATAATAAAATTTTTAATAAATTTATATAAACATATTGACTTCTTTTTAGTGTCGGTGTTAATCTTATACCAAGAAATAACTTAGATATAACTCAGAAAACACTGTATTAATTGCGGTTACCACTTTTATTTATTGTTTAGTAAGTTTAGTAGTTAATGTTA
This window encodes:
- a CDS encoding LacI family DNA-binding transcriptional regulator, producing MKINDIAQIAEVSKSAVSLALNGKPGVSHETRQKIIRIAEENGYNPKSFSKTKHSISKIFRFIACTHTGIITEQYQSQSFFMELINNIDQSLSSKGYSLIISSINIDSLEQEVMNLEKQQSSSGILLLGTNLTEEQIKTVADLQPNLVVLDTCFETLDINFIVMNNVIGGYQAGKHLVELGHREIGYAQSTARMYNFDSRRRGFQKAMEENGLYIKPEHTFQMSPTDLSIQHDFTQSILELKDNLPTAIFCECDYMAISVIKALNALNLQVPEDISVIGFDNIVESRIVSPELTTIHVKKDKIASLAVEKLIREIDYQEEDKMKIFIDTELVKRRSSCKRPQQHE